Proteins encoded within one genomic window of Trichoderma asperellum chromosome 2, complete sequence:
- a CDS encoding uncharacterized protein (TransMembrane:1 (o39-59i)): protein MEMSRPKSVDGHAVKAANARTVLLLRPYDACHLPLLSTLFPYSVLALFLPSIFSAHPILRPPGTSAVLS from the exons ATGGAAATGTCG CGGCCAAAGTCCGTTGACGGACATGCCGTCAAAGCAGCAAATGCTCGTACTGTTCTCTTGTTACGCCCGTATGACGCTTGCCATCTGCCATTGCTGTCGACACTCTTCCCTTACTCCGTCCTTGCTCTCTTCCTACCATCCATCTTCAGCGCTCACCCCATCCTTCGTCCTCCGGGCACATCCGCTGTGCTTTCGTGA
- a CDS encoding uncharacterized protein (BUSCO:EOG092D4WYA), producing the protein MADEDTKTTLDVPQVSVSNNEAPPTQQSQGHDTPQRDVVMADVPTDQASPAPATFAPSPAPGRTGTPAHGSRAASAHPDPGFTMPSEASLHGDSTRRYLNTKVTGALLEGMKLLAKEKPEDPLRVLGEYLIQKSRELESTG; encoded by the exons ATGGCAGATGAGGATACCAAGACTACTCTAGATGTTCCACAGGTGTCCGTCTCCAACAATGAGGCGCCCCCAACGCAACAAAGCCAAGGGCACGATACCCCCCAGCGAGACGTCGTGATGGCTGATGTGCCAACGGATCAAGCA TCACCAGCACCCGCAACTTTTGCACCAAGCCCTGCTCCTGGTCGCACGGGAACACCAGCGCACGGCTCTAGAGCGGCTTCAGCGCATCCGGATCCTGGTTTTACGATGCCTTCAGAGGCATCCTTACATGGTGACTCGACCCGGCGATACTTGAATACAAAAGTCACTGGCGCTTTACTGGAAGGAATGAAATTGCTGGCTAAGGAAAA GCCAGAGGACCCTCTACGAGTTTTGGGCGAATATCTAATACAAAAGTCGAGAGAATTGGAAAGCACAGGATGA
- the RPS13 gene encoding 40S ribosomal protein uS15 produces MGRLHSKGKGISSSAIPYSRSAPSWLKTTPEQVVDQICKLAKKGATPSQIGVVLRDSHGITQVKVVTGNRILRILKSNGLAPDLPEDLYMLIKKAVAVRKHLERNRKDKDSKFRLILIESRIHRLARYYKTVGVLPPPGSTSLPPPAPSSLK; encoded by the exons ATGGGTAGACTTCAcagcaagggcaagggcatTTCGTCCTCCGCGATCCCCTACTCTCGATCCGCTCCCTCATGGTTGAAGACCACTCCCGAGCAGGTCGTTGACCAGATCTGcaagctggccaagaaggGTGCTACTCCTTCTCAGATCGGTGTTGTCCTCCGTGACTCTCACGGAATCACCCAGGTCAAGGTTGTCACTG GTAACCGAATCCTGCGTATCCTCAAGTCCAACG GCCTCGCCCCTGATCTTCCTGAGGACCTGTACATGCTGATCAAGAAG GCTGTCGCTGTCCGCAAGCACCTTGAGCGCAACCGCAAGGACAAGGACTCCAAGTTCCGCCTCATTCTGATCGAGTCCCGTATCCACCGTCTGGCTCGTTACTACAAGACCGTCGGTGTCCTCCCCCCACCTGGAAGTACGAGTCTgccaccgccagcaccaTCGTCGCTTAAATAG
- a CDS encoding uncharacterized protein (EggNog:ENOG41), whose product MPAVTTRPKLGKLSTPVTSTFPPDITSANTATPRSALTFACKPDPSYIKTPISPPLAYTDFLSKALSLNSPALAPGEISPESAPTSAASDKSDSSSVDERPSPASSAASSKPSSPASATAVPPTPFTAPLPMSAPATGANCFPSLKVPPSPAISNLDSPMSSRLIGSPFSARSIHPVFDWDAALKARLGETKKQKSSRVSVRHIREVVTRTVTYTPKMDPAPRGKRRKVE is encoded by the coding sequence ATGCCTGCAGTTACAACCAGGCCCAAGCTGGGCAAGCTCTCTACTCCAGTGACGAGCACATTTCCTCCCGACATCACCTCAGCAAACACAGCTACTCCTCGGTCTGCTCTGACTTTCGCCTGCAAGCCAGACCCCAGCTACATCAAAACACCGATCAGTCCACCATTGGCCTACACTGATTTTCTCTCCAAGGCTCTATCACTCAACTCGCCAGCTCTCGCACCGGGCGAGATTTCTCCAGAGTCTGCACCGACATCTGCTGCTAGCGACAAATCGGATAGCTCCTCGGTGGACGAACGTCCATCCCCAGCTTCTAGCGCTGCCAGCAGCAAACCCTCATCGCCGGCGTCAGCAACGGCAGTTCCCCCAACTCCATTCACGGCGCCGCTGCCTATGTCTGCACCGGCAACTGGAGCAAATTGCTTTCCTAGCCTGAAAGTGCCGCCTAGCCCTGCCATTTCTAATCTAGACTCTCCCATGAGTTCGCGACTCATAGGCTCTCCATTCAGCGCTCGGTCGATTCACCCTGTGTTTGATTGGGACGCCGCCCTTAAAGCCCGTCTTGGAGAAacgaagaagcaaaaatcCTCGCGCGTCAGTGTGCGACACATTCGTGAGGTAGTGACGAGAACTGTCACTTACACGCCAAAGATGGATCCCGCCCCCAGAGGCAAGCGACGGAAAGTAGAGTGA
- a CDS encoding uncharacterized protein (BUSCO:EOG092D23P5) gives MATKRAVDWRKLPVSLTELCIDTTLRCGQSFRWRKLNDEWICTLHGRILSLKQDATHLHYKVTWPEYQGQRSSPGSSSKELLPRKDDTEDLLRHYFSLDIDLASLYQQWSRDDPNFRKKAPKFTGVRILNQDAWEALICFICSSNNNISRISQMVHKLCKHYGTFIGHIDGEAMHDFPTPESLNEKKVEAHLRELGFGYRAKYIAETARIIAQEKPLAWLDSLRNPDFPAFNAVAVVDGSQSTYKDAQAALLSLTGVGPKVADCVCLMGLGWGESVPVDTHVLQIAQRDYRFGKKGPKTINKAMYDAIGDHFRSIWGKYAGWAHSVLFTADLREFSGRMKEKVEETSLKEETLASPENPRGKRKATVEMEKRIQVKKEDDTKENVILEIDTTIKRRRTRARP, from the exons ATGGCGACGAAACGAGCTGTTGATTGGCGCAAGTTGCCGGTGAGCCTCACCGAACTCTGCATTGACACGACACTGCGATGCGGCCAGTCGTTTAGGTGGCGAAAGCTCAACGACGAATG GATTTGCACATTACACGGGAGGATATTGTCTTTGAAGCAAGATGCAACTCATTTACACTATAAAGTGACCTGGCCAGAATATCAGGGGCAACGTTCTTCGCCTGGCTCATCCTCCAAAGAGTTGCTACCCAGAAAGGACGATACAGAGgatcttcttcgccattATTTCAGCCTGGATATAGATCTTGCCTCTTTGTATCAACAGTGGTCGAGAGATGACCCAAACTTCCGAAAAAAGGCACCCAAGTTTACAGGAGTTCGCATTCTAAACCAAGACGCATGGGAGGCGCTGATATGCTTcatatgcagcagcaacaataaCATTTCTCGAATCTCCCAAATG GTACATAAGCTTTGCAAGCACTATGGCACGTTTATTGGTCATATAGATGGGGAAGCCATGCATGACTTCCCTACTCCAGAGTCCCTAAATGAAAAGAAGGTTGAGGCTCATCTAAGAGAGCTCGGCTTTGGGTACCGTGCCAAGTATATCGCAGAGACGGCTCGCATTATTGCCCAAGAAAAACCTTTGGCATGGCTTGACTCGCTACGCAACCCGGATTTTCCTGCATTCAACGCCGTTGCAGTCGTGGATGGATCGCAATCTACCTACAAGGATGCCCAAGCTGCGCTACTCTCTCTCACCGGCGTAGGTCCAAAGGTGGCCGACTGTGTCTGCTTGATGGGCCTGGGGTGGGGAGAATCAGTTCCAGTGGACACACACGTCCTACAGATTGCCCAGCGAGATTATCGCTTTGGAAAAAAGGGgcctaaaactataaacAAGGCCATGTATGATGCGATTGGCGATCACTTTAGAAGCATATGGGGCAAATATGCGGGCTGGGCTCATTCAGTCTTATTCACAGCCGATTTACGAGAATTTTCAGGTCgcatgaaagaaaaagtggAAGAAACGTCGCTTAAAGAAGAAACTTTAGCTTCACCAGAAAACCCTagagggaagaggaaagCGACTGTTGAAATGGAGAAAAGGATACaggtgaagaaagaggatgaTACGAAGGAGAATGTGATTTTAGAAATTGACACAACAATCAAAAGGCGACGCACTAGGGCTCGGCCGTAA
- a CDS encoding uncharacterized protein (SECRETED:SignalP(1-19)): MHLSTVLSCLNAMASSSAAAINVWLYSLPGYQGDVYRFDGDSHSCSTVGEDVYGNVQSAKIVHFEPFPYFVCSLFSSDDCVLHSELFHLAADGQDIPLTPNFGVRSILCEAWEP, from the exons ATGCACTTGTCTACGGTTCTGTCTTGCCTTAATGCTAtggcttcttcctcagcaGCTGCCATAAAT GTGTGGTTGTATAGCTTGCCGGGATACCAAGGAGACGTTTATAGGTTCGATGGCGACTCGCACTCGTGTAGTACGGTCGGCGAAGACGT ATATGGCAACGTGCAATCAGCAAAGATTGTGCACTTTGAACCATTTCCTTATTTTGTTTGCTCATTGTTCAG CTCTGATGATTGTGTGCTGCATTCTGAGCTCTTTCATCTCGCAGCAGATGGCCAGGATATACCCCTTACTCCCAACTTTGGCGTTCGATCGATCTTGTGTGAAGCTTGGGAGCCATAA